A genome region from Phoenix dactylifera cultivar Barhee BC4 chromosome 18, palm_55x_up_171113_PBpolish2nd_filt_p, whole genome shotgun sequence includes the following:
- the LOC103706952 gene encoding uncharacterized protein LOC103706952, whose protein sequence is MEAQGPGATSLSPADAIMILSSLLSSPFALPPPLSSDLNPFPIPSPNFSSYPLPFRARHFLCPCRRRRGASWDSNAESVRPGRFRFRDAEEGDEDGDPWRSGRKRRWRSDEFSDELEEEFDPFGDEDPVEEPLWDRIWIFKVFKAYGYMLPAIIASMLLATGPKAFLMALALPLGQSALSLAIDKLWGKASEGPRTKPKTKKKPFARSASDFNGQWQDESSGDYRERRGYQSWVSADGGSAAKGSDSQRPSFGGWDELDGQGEPRKGSARGQPATANRSPPKGEPVKKGKLSKRGRYRDVPLFLRLLIAVFPFLGSWTRIL, encoded by the exons ATGGAGGCCCAGGGCCCTGGGGCCACTTCTCTCTCTCCAGCGGATGCTATCATGATTCTCTCCAGCCTCCTCTCCTCCCCGTTCGCACTCCCTCCGCCTCTTTCCTCCGACCTAAACCCTTTTCCTATCCCTAGCCCTAATTTCTCCTCCTATCCGCTACCGTTTCGAGCTCGCCACTTCCTCTGCccctgccgccgccgccgcggcgCTTCATGGGATTCAAACGCGGAGTCCGTCCGGCCCGGGAGATTCCGGTTCCGAGACGCCGAAGAAGGGGACGAAGACGGGGATCCTTGGAGGAGCGGCAGGAAGAGGAGATGGCGGTCCGATGAGTTTTCCGATGAGCTCGAGGAAGAATTCGATCCGTTTGGTGATGAGGATCCTGTGGAGGAGCCGCTGTGGGATAGGATTTGGATCTTCaag GTATTCAAAGCATATGGCTATATGCTACCAGCTATCATCGCATCGATGCTTCTTGCAACAGGTCCAAAAGCTTTTCTAATGGCCTTGGCTTTGCCTCTTGGACAGTCAGCACTTTCTCTAGCAATTGATAAGTTGTGGGGTAAGGCAAGCGAAGGGCCAAGAACCAAGCCCAAGACCAAGAAGAAGCCATTTGCAAGGTCTGCCAGTGACTTTAATGGACAATGGCAAGACGAAAGCAGTGGTGACTACAGGGAAAGGCGGGGCTATCAGTCGTGGGTATCTGCAGATGGTGGTTCTGCTGCTAAGGGGAGTGACTCACAAAGACCCAGTTTTGGAGGATGGGATGAACTGGATGGGCAAGGGGAGCCTAGAAAAGGTTCTGCGAGAGGGCAACCAGCTACAGCAAATAGATCACCACCCAAGGGTGAGCCAGTGAAGAAGGGGAAGTTGTCGAAGAGAGGAAGATACAGGGATGTACCTCTGTTTTTGAGACTCTTGATTGCAGTTTTCCCATTCTTGGGTTCATGGACTAGGATACTGTAG